Sequence from the Bacillus sp. es.036 genome:
GCAATTCAAAAACTTCAGGATCTTTATACAAAGTCCATGTCTTATGAGTTTACTCATGTTCATGCGGAAGATGAGCGTAAATGGTTAGATGAGATGGTTGAGAATGATTCTGTAAGCCGTACGCTTACGAATGACGATCGTATCGCACTGCTAAGAAGACTAACAGAAGTAGAAGGCTTTGAAAAATTCCTTCATAAAACATTTGTTGGCCAAAAGCGTTTCTCGATTGAGGGCGTTGATGCTATGGTGCCAATGCTAGATGATGTGATTAAATGTGGTGCAAGTGATGGTGCTAAGAACGTTATGATTGGAATGGCTCACCGTGGTCGCTTAAATGTTCTTACACACGTATTAAATAAGCCTTACGAAAAGATTTTTGCGGAATTCCACCATGCACCAAACAAGGAACTCGTTCCTTCTGAAGGTTCAATGGGTATTAACTATGGTTGGACAGGCGATGTCAAATATCATATGGGTGCTGACAGACAAATCGAGGATTCGGAAACAGCAAGTGCAACAATTACACTAGCCAATAATCCAAGCCACCTTGAGTTTGTTGATCCTGTTGTAGAAGGTTATGCTCGCGCTGCACAAGAAACGCGTAATGAAAAAGGTGAACCGAAGCAAGATTTCACTAAATCTTTTGCGATATTAATCCATGGTGACGCTGCTTTTCCAGGCGAAGGTGTGGTAGCAGAAACGCTAAACTTAAGTCAGCTAAAGGGATATCATACGGGTGGCACAATTCATATCATCGCCAATAATCAGCTAGGTTTTACAACGGAAAGCACGGATTCGAGATCTACAAAGTATGCAAGCGATCTCGCAAAAGGATACGAAATTCCGATTGTTCATGTGAACGCCGATGATCCAGAAGCTTGTCTTGCAGCGATGCATCTTGCGTATGAATATCGAATGAAATTTAATAAAGATTTCCTTATTGATTTAATTGGCTATCGTCGTTTCGGTCATAATGAAATGGATGATCCAGCAGTTACTCAGCCACATTTATATGAAAAAATTAAGAATCATCCTACTGTTCGAGCGAGCTATGCAAAGTATTTAACAGAGCAAAGTGTGATAGAAGACGGTCAGGGCGAAAAGTTAGATGAAGAAGTACTTTCTGAGCTTCAGACCGAATACGACAAGATCGCTAAAGGTGGAGACGGGAATGGCGAAGTACAAGAGCTTCAACCACCAAAAGAAATTGTTAAGGGACTCCCTTCTATAGATACAGCTGTTTCACTAGAAACGCTAAAAGATATTAACAACAAGCTGTTAACCCGTCCAGATGGATTTAATGTCTATCCTAAGCTTGAGCGCATTCTAAAACGCCGACTTGATATGTTAGAAGAAGGCGGTAAAGTAGACTGGGCGCTAGGTGAAACGTTGGCATTTGCTTCAATTCTTAGCGACGGAACGCCAATTCGTATTACAGGGCAGGACTCTCAGCGTGGAACATTTGCTCAGCGTCATCTCGTTCTTCATGATAAAGAAACAGGCGTAACTTTTTGCCCACTACATGAATTACCAGAAGCTGAATCATCCTTTGCGATTCACAATAGTCCACTTTCTGAAGCATCAGTGGTCGGGTTTGAATACGGATATAACGTATTTGCACCAGAAACGCTCGTTATTTGGGAAGCGCAGTATGGTGACTTTGCGAATGCCGCTCAGGTCATTTTTGATCAATTCGTTTCGGCCGGTCGAGCTAAATGGGGACAAAAATCAGGAATGGTTCTTTTACTACCGCATGGTTACGAAGGTCAAGGTCCTGAACATTCAAGTGGCCGAGTTGAACGCTTCTTGACATTAGCTGCTGAAAATAACTGGACAGTTGCTAATTTAACGAGTGCTGCTCAGTACTTCCACATTTTAAGAAGACAAGCGGCTATTCTAGAGAAACAGGAAGTGCGTCCACTTGTTATCATGACGCCAAAGAGCCTTCTTCGTAATCAGCGCACATCATCTCCTGGCTTTGAATTTAGTCAAGGCCAGTTCTTGAGTGTTGTGGAGCAAGCAGGACTTGGTGAAAAGAAAGATAAAGTGGAGCGTATTGTTTTATGTACTGGTAAAGTAGCTGTGGACCTTGCAACTGAAATAGAGTCTTCTGATGAGAAGTACGATTGGCTACACGTTCTTAGAGTAGAGCAGCTATATCCATTCCCTGAAGAAGAAGTGAAAAACATATTTGACCGCTATTCAAACGTCAAAGAAATTATCTGGCTGCAAGAAGAACCAAAAAATATGGGATCTTGGAATTACATTTCTCCTCGTTTAAGGGAGACGGCATCAGAAGGCGTTTCTGTAAGCTATGTAGGACGTCCGGATCGTTCAAGTCCTGCTGGCGGAGAACCGAATGTGCATAAAAAAGATCAAGAACGAATCATTCAGGAAGTACTAGAACCATCTAAAACTGTTTCCCATCAAGGAGGTAATCGTCGTGATTGAAGTTAAAGTACCAGAACTAGCAGAATCCATTACAGAAGGTACCATTTCTCAATGGTTAATCAAAGTAGGAGACAAAGTTGAAAAAGGTGACAACCTTGTTGAGCTTGAAACAGATAAAGTTAACATTGAAGTGAGTGCAGAAAACGATGGCGTCATTGAAGAACTTTTGAAAGAGCCTGGCGATAATGTTGAAGTTGGAGAGATTATTGCTTATCTTGGCAACGGAGAAGGTAGTTCTTCTAAGTCGTCAGATCAAGACTCTTCTCCAAAAGAAGAAGCAAAGAAAGAAGAGAAAGAAGCACCTGAAGAAGCAAAGTCAAACGAAGAATCTAAGGCGCATGCAACAGACTCTTCAGAAGACGAAAAATCTGAGAATGGACGCACAGTAGCTTCACCTTCTGCAAGAAAGCTTGCACGTGAACTAGGCGTTGATTTGAATAACGTTGAAACGCGTGATCCATTAGGTCGCGTTCGACCAGACGATGTGAAGGCTCATGCAGACAAAGCAAACCAAAAAGAAGCGCCTAAGGAAAAGAAACAAGAGGCACCTAAGCAACAAAAACCATCTCCTGAAGCGAATGACGGCAAACCGGTTGAGAGAGTTAAGATGTCTCGTCGTCGTCAAACCATTGCGAAACGTCTTGTTGAAGTTCAGCATACTGCAGCAATGCTAACAACTTTTAACGAAGTAGACATGACGGCAATTATGGAACTTCGGAAACGTCGCAAAGATAAATTCCTTGAAGATAATGATGTGAAGCTTGGCTTTATGTCCTTCTTTACGAAAGCAGTTGTTGGCGCACTTAAGAAATATCCTCGTTTAAACGCGGAAATTCAGGATACTGATATTGTACTGAAGAAATTTTATGATATCGGTATCGCAGTTGGAGCAGAAGAAGGACTAGTAGTACCAGTCGTTCGTGATGCAGACAAGCTATCTTTTGCAGGAATTGAACAAGAAATTGGTAATCTTGCAAAGAAAGCACGAGACAATAAACTTAAACTTGATGAACTACAAGGTGGATCATTTACGATTACAAACGGAGGAATCTTTGGATCGATGCTTTCAACACCGATTCTAAATGCACCTCAAGTTGGTATACTAGGTATGCACAAGATCCAGTGGCGCCCTATGGCAATTGATCAGGAACGAATGGAAAACCGTCCGATGATGTACATTGCACTATCCTATGATCACCGTATTGTTGACGGTGGAGAAGCAGTTAGCTTCCTTGCTAAAATTAAAGAACTTCTTGAAGATCCAGAACAGCTTCTTCTAGAAGGATAAATCGAAAGAACCTGAATCAGTAGATTCAGGTTCTTTTTCTACATTTTTGAAAGGAGAAGGCGGATCCTTTATCTTATCGCTCCTGTCATGTAAAATAGAAAGAAAGTTGAAAGGGGTGAAAGATTTGATTCATCAAACATGGAAAGAGACATCAACGATTAAAAAGGTGAAGTGCATACATACTGATGCCAAGAAGTACATGGTTAACCGTGTTTTAACTGAAGGTCAAATTTATGAAGTGAAAAATGAAACAGAAGAATTTTTATTCGTCTTAGACAATAGTGGTAAAATCGGTGGGTTTTATAAAGAGTATTTTGAAGAAGTAGAGTAAGTGTAGGAAACCAGATCAAAAGTGATCTGGTTTTTTTGTTAGCGCAAAAAGGGACATTGGATTATATCCAATGCCCCTTACGTAAGTTAACAAAATTGATCATTTTTGTTAGGGTTCTTCAATCCGAAAATCGGTCTTAAATAAAGAGCAAGATAGGATCCTGCCAGAGCAACGACCATCCAAACCCAGCCGTGGAGACTAAAGGAAGCAATTCCGCCAAAATAGGCACCTATATTACATCCGAAGGCTAGTCTAGCACCGTATCCCATAAGCAGTCCTCCAATGATCGATGCGGCTGCTAACTTAAATGGCACTCTTCTCATGATAAAGGCCCCGCCAGCGCCAGCTGCCACAAATGCACCAAGAATAACACCAAAGTTCATGACGCTTGTAGAATCAGTAAGAATCGATTGCTGGAGTGCTTCACCTTTCGCGCCTGACCAATATCCCCATTGTGTTACATCAATTCCAAGAAACAAAGCGATTTTTGATCCCCATAAAGCAAAAGCGGATGTAATTCCCCATGGATTTCCGCGCGATATCAATGTGAGGGCATTTAAAACAGCTAATGCGATTGCTGCAATCCAAATCGGCCATGAGCCACGAAAAATTCGCTTCCAACCTGATGTTGTAGGAAGAGGCTTCATTTTTGGTGGCTGTCGTTTTTTAGCGATGAATTTTACAGCGAAAAAAATAATCCCAAACAATGCAAGTTGCACAATCCAGGCACCAAAATATCCTAATCCAGTATCTTCAGCTAAGGAGATAGCTTGAAAAGAAGGCATTTGATTTACCCAGAAATCAAAGTGCCATGCACCGATGACAGATCCGACGATAAAACCGAAAAGAGTAAGTAGCATTTCAGTTTTCCCCCACCCTACTGTATAGAGTGTACCTGAAGCGCATCCCCCGCCTAGCTGCATCCCAATTCCAAATAAGAATGAACCAACCACTACGCTTGTTCCAACAGGAAATACATATCCCGTTGGAGTCGTTCCAAATAATCCAAAGCCGTTAGAGAGAATCGGCGCAAACAGCGTACTAGCTACCGCAAGCATCAGCATATGCGACTGAATTGCTGTTCCATTTCCTACACTTAATAATTGTCTGAAAGCAGAAGTGAAACCAAATCTTGCATGTAATAAACAATAGCCAAGTAATAATCCTAAGCCAAATAAGACAAATTGCTGAATTCCTTGATCCACTAATAAGATTAACGCGAGTAGTCCAATGACCAAAAAGCCTCCTGTTAAAACGGGCTTTTGAGGAGCTTTTAAGAAAGGTAATTGTAAGTTTGTTTTTGAAGAGTGAACAGGT
This genomic interval carries:
- a CDS encoding 2-oxoglutarate dehydrogenase E1 component, producing MNTKQSRVEHPWQEFYGPNLGYAIELYEKYQEDPESVDPEMRQKFDQWGPPPSSQEVIESTSQPANLKKVISAVKLADNIRTYGHLAAAINPLTNEKSDQDFMTPQNYGLSDEDLKAIPAQVIWENAPRDVTNGLQAIQKLQDLYTKSMSYEFTHVHAEDERKWLDEMVENDSVSRTLTNDDRIALLRRLTEVEGFEKFLHKTFVGQKRFSIEGVDAMVPMLDDVIKCGASDGAKNVMIGMAHRGRLNVLTHVLNKPYEKIFAEFHHAPNKELVPSEGSMGINYGWTGDVKYHMGADRQIEDSETASATITLANNPSHLEFVDPVVEGYARAAQETRNEKGEPKQDFTKSFAILIHGDAAFPGEGVVAETLNLSQLKGYHTGGTIHIIANNQLGFTTESTDSRSTKYASDLAKGYEIPIVHVNADDPEACLAAMHLAYEYRMKFNKDFLIDLIGYRRFGHNEMDDPAVTQPHLYEKIKNHPTVRASYAKYLTEQSVIEDGQGEKLDEEVLSELQTEYDKIAKGGDGNGEVQELQPPKEIVKGLPSIDTAVSLETLKDINNKLLTRPDGFNVYPKLERILKRRLDMLEEGGKVDWALGETLAFASILSDGTPIRITGQDSQRGTFAQRHLVLHDKETGVTFCPLHELPEAESSFAIHNSPLSEASVVGFEYGYNVFAPETLVIWEAQYGDFANAAQVIFDQFVSAGRAKWGQKSGMVLLLPHGYEGQGPEHSSGRVERFLTLAAENNWTVANLTSAAQYFHILRRQAAILEKQEVRPLVIMTPKSLLRNQRTSSPGFEFSQGQFLSVVEQAGLGEKKDKVERIVLCTGKVAVDLATEIESSDEKYDWLHVLRVEQLYPFPEEEVKNIFDRYSNVKEIIWLQEEPKNMGSWNYISPRLRETASEGVSVSYVGRPDRSSPAGGEPNVHKKDQERIIQEVLEPSKTVSHQGGNRRD
- a CDS encoding DUF6501 family protein, producing the protein MIHQTWKETSTIKKVKCIHTDAKKYMVNRVLTEGQIYEVKNETEEFLFVLDNSGKIGGFYKEYFEEVE
- a CDS encoding YeeE/YedE family protein, giving the protein MEQPVHSSKTNLQLPFLKAPQKPVLTGGFLVIGLLALILLVDQGIQQFVLFGLGLLLGYCLLHARFGFTSAFRQLLSVGNGTAIQSHMLMLAVASTLFAPILSNGFGLFGTTPTGYVFPVGTSVVVGSFLFGIGMQLGGGCASGTLYTVGWGKTEMLLTLFGFIVGSVIGAWHFDFWVNQMPSFQAISLAEDTGLGYFGAWIVQLALFGIIFFAVKFIAKKRQPPKMKPLPTTSGWKRIFRGSWPIWIAAIALAVLNALTLISRGNPWGITSAFALWGSKIALFLGIDVTQWGYWSGAKGEALQQSILTDSTSVMNFGVILGAFVAAGAGGAFIMRRVPFKLAAASIIGGLLMGYGARLAFGCNIGAYFGGIASFSLHGWVWMVVALAGSYLALYLRPIFGLKNPNKNDQFC
- the odhB gene encoding 2-oxoglutarate dehydrogenase complex dihydrolipoyllysine-residue succinyltransferase, producing the protein MIEVKVPELAESITEGTISQWLIKVGDKVEKGDNLVELETDKVNIEVSAENDGVIEELLKEPGDNVEVGEIIAYLGNGEGSSSKSSDQDSSPKEEAKKEEKEAPEEAKSNEESKAHATDSSEDEKSENGRTVASPSARKLARELGVDLNNVETRDPLGRVRPDDVKAHADKANQKEAPKEKKQEAPKQQKPSPEANDGKPVERVKMSRRRQTIAKRLVEVQHTAAMLTTFNEVDMTAIMELRKRRKDKFLEDNDVKLGFMSFFTKAVVGALKKYPRLNAEIQDTDIVLKKFYDIGIAVGAEEGLVVPVVRDADKLSFAGIEQEIGNLAKKARDNKLKLDELQGGSFTITNGGIFGSMLSTPILNAPQVGILGMHKIQWRPMAIDQERMENRPMMYIALSYDHRIVDGGEAVSFLAKIKELLEDPEQLLLEG